Below is a genomic region from Belonocnema kinseyi isolate 2016_QV_RU_SX_M_011 chromosome 4, B_treatae_v1, whole genome shotgun sequence.
tcaaaattatttttttttactagaaattaatcttcttggttgaaaattaaccttttcggaCGAAAGtacaattattctagttaaagactcattattttatttgaaaattcatctgtatgattgaaatattttttttttcaattgggaaTCGTACTTTTTACTTTCATCATTATTTAAACAGGAGAAAAccgtttaaagttaaattattttgtcaaaaatttaagtttctcttataaaatgtatctattctagttgaagattcataattttagttgaaaattcattactttggttaattttttttcgatttaattttttaaactgaaaatggaactaatccatttttcgttgaaaactaatcgtattaagttaaaaattcaactatttggttgaaaatggatctttctaagtttgaaaattcaattatttggttaaattttaaattatgcatttgaagcggtttaaattgTATTCAGTATTGGGAATGGTTTAAACTGCGATACACCACCTGGTgaaaaaaatccgaactagaaagaataggtacgattttaaagatgcattttaatttgagtataaaaatgtttattatgatataattcagtttaaaatgcgcaTTTccatttaataatgatttttaaaattgaattgttcttttaagatttaaaaagtgaataataattaattttacaagaggattcgaaatcagttcgcaattttagaatttccagtttctaacgttaaaaattatgtaaactatttcaattggaaagtcttattagttaaacaaatgtagcCGCcggattaaaactttataaactgttttctattttaaaataaccttaaaataaaaccttcataattaaaagcttttattaaatttcacatattatttttgtcgaaaacattcaattttcaaactattcaatttggaatttttaaattaaaaaaacataagaattacttaatatttaaaaatatctgactggttatttaaaatctgtaattatagttaaatattaaaaactaaattttgaacgttacattttaagtgttctatttgaaaaagaaattaattcgtaAGACAAATTTGTTGAACTtcgatatataaataacaattgaacacagATTAtgctataaataaattcaaagaagttaaagaaatatttagaagttttgaaaaaatacaaattcagtgtaaaacttgaaataatttaaacaaagtgtctacGTGTATCGACGAAATCCGGCTATTAGTAAcaaaatttcggtgtaaatagcccacggcataatttaaatcaaaatatagattttggcagatttcgtacaaaagattaaaaagatttttaagggcttcagtagattaaaaaacatttcctatgaaaattaataatgatttttattctgaaaagatAATTCtgagtgattattcaaaaagatttagaaatatttacaaaattattaaaaatgaatgtataagATCTTAAGGAAATTGGTTTAAtttgacagaattaaaaaaaaaaagatttagaaaaattggattcattttaaaggatgtttagaagttctaaaataatttcgaaaataataacaaattcgaaaaaaatgcaaacaacatgcagatgtgtcaagatttccaaataaaatttggaagcattttaaggattttttcaaccattcaaaatataaataatttaacttttaatttaataagtgttcgatttttaatgtttctggctgaaaattgctttaaattacataatttttttttttttttattgattgattgattcttcaatgaCTTTAGAGAATAGAacatgataacgtggatttatatgtttacaactgaatctttgaactctacaatttattaaatttttaatttggctaattaactgcatttaattaaaaaatgttccgtTTAAAAGTgcttagtattcaatcattgtttcaTGCTTcacaaaaatatcgtaaaaacactttgaTGCAAAAGttaatgtacaactttaaaattgtacctggTCTTTCTAGTTTCAGTTTTTGGCACCAGGTGGCGagtcttttaatatattttatcaaagctttataagttaaacaaattaattgaatcccAAGGCactgaaaaaacaattatttataataaaattgcgaaactgtatacatattctgagtcgattatttaaaaaaaaaagcgaaATACGTATAATAATTGCTCCGCAGTAGTAAAAATTATGCCTGGAAAAAACCcagaatttttagggatttttttttataatttgagcaGACACTGCACTTTATTACGCCTTGTTACATGTGGATGAGGAGGGGTAGAAAATAGGCAAAAAAAgtgtgttacgtaatttatggagaTCCCCTTATctatatgaataatttatataaaccttgaataatataatttatcaataatttttgttgaacaatttttctctttaaaaagtgCATTATTTTCTGGGTATGAAATATAACACGAAATCGTGTTTTACTACACATTACACTATCATTGTATATAAATAATTGAGAATTACATTTCCCTATTCTGAAAGCCTCATTGTCTATTTTCAGAGAGAACAGGAGAGGAGCGGCGTGTCTAGTGCGATAGGAAGTCGTGCACGCagcttaatatatttttaaggtaAACATTTTGCATAATCTTACAAGTTTGAGAgcatcatgaattttctatagaatCAGAACACTTCATCAGCATATTGTGCATTACAAagattgtattttataattagaaacaGTGACTTACCAGGTCAGTTTATATTTCGAGATCGGTGGCAAATATTTGACCGAGCCGAATTAATCTTCTCCATATTTCGAGcagttgttaattttaaaataaattcactggACAGCGAAATGCCAATTGATATCATTGTAACATTTCGACTAttgttatattaattaaataaaacaggAATCGCGCAATACGCATGATATctgagactttaaaaaaaaaaagaattctttttcatCGAACGAAAACCTATccttgattaaatattttatataataataagtgtataatttatttaataaatatgtaaCAAAGTAATACATAGGAAAACGATCTTATAAACATTGGATACTCGTTTTTTAATACTGTATAAGGTAAATATGTacaattattatacaattattgtaCAATCAGGTTTATTTGAAACCGATGTTGGCAGTGATCTGAAAAAAAGAAGAgagttattttgataaattttcagaataaacgGGAGATTTTCTGTGTGGCCACTGGATCggaaaaattgtggaaatttaaagctgttcattgaaaatttcaatttctattttgaattcctccaattatttcgaaaaaatgacaataaaaacACTTTCTGACAATTGTCGGCTAATACCACTATTCCTTTACTATttcctttacaaaaaaaaaatccaagaaattatataaatttcaaattaaatcgtttgaaaaagaTATGCGATGCtagtccaaattttttttgaataatttttaagtttggagaattaattttcaattaaaaaaagaaactaattttcttataataaacagtttcattttgtaccaaattcTGGAATTATCAATTCAAAAAAGCGAGTTTTCTGCAGAacaggttgaattttcagttcaagaatgtgaattttcaacaaaaaatttaattttaaacaaaatagttgaaaaattaatttttaacaaaaaaaaacaagtaattttcaactaaaattatgactgttcaattaaaaaaattagcttcaaagaaactaattcattttttaaccaagaagttgaactttcaaccaaaaaagaattgaattcaaaataataaaacaattgtgcttaaccgaaaaatatgaatttccaataaaatagttaaatcctaagccaaaaaaagatcaattttcaaacacaaaaattaaatttttaataaaacaaaaattgattttcaacaaaatacataaattttcaactaaaaagatgaattttcaactaaaacaggttaattttaattgaagacaCAAATGGAATTTtgtcattttaagttaaaaaaattatttcacgatggaaaaaaatgtccaacaaagtaattaaattttcggttctaaaaattaatttttaataaacaaaaatttacccccccccctccccaaaaaaaaagaattttcaacttaaaaatataaattttcaacaacaaatttaataatagatatttgaacaaaaaaatttttcaagtgaaaaaacagATATAaagaacaaaaacgaatttttaatgaaatacataatattttagacaatccataaattttctatcaaattgttgaaatttcaagctgaaaatttgagttttcttaaaaacaggTTGAGTTTCCAACTTAATAAtgtggattttttttcaacaaaattgttaaattttaaattaaaacattaattattaacaaaaaaaaaacgaattttcgactaaaatcatgaattttgtatgaaaatagttcatttttgaaccaagtagttgaatttttagcctaagaagaatttaatttgaaatgaaaaaaaaacaattgggtttaaacaaaaaatataaatttacaataaaatagttgaatctttagataaagaaattaatgttgaataaaaaattgaatttttcaacgaaaaagatgaattttcaaccaagagaactaattttctaccaaaaataagaattttcaacaaaatacatcaaatttcaactaaatagttgaattgtcaactaaaccctatcagtttcaattaaaaagtcacTAATggcgatttttgttttgttaaattatgaactattacattcttcgttggaaattcatctttttaagcgGAAATTTCAgtcatttggttaaaagttgaactttctttaaaaaaaagatactttttctgGTAGACGATTTACAGTTTttgtcagatttaaaaaaattttattttgttactaaaaattaattattttgttgaaaattcaacttttttttaagaatttaaatttttctattgaaaattcgtctatttggtacATAATTAAACTTccttgttgatttttttcaaattgaaaattaagtttcttaaatgcaaatttaactactccattttaaaattaatatataaatactccattagtcttttttagttaaaaaattcaactatttgttgaaaaaaattttacaaacgaaaaaatatgaactaaaagttaatttaaataaatttggaacatAACATCCAtcttcttagttgcaaattcaactatttggttacaaatgtacgtattttattgaaaattcgtcttttctggtaaaaaaattaaacttcttgcttgcaaattcaacaacttgtttaaaaattatttattttgttttgaataattatattatttaaggaaaaattaagaaatagtgACATTAGTGGACAATTGTTAGAAAATAgtgtttttagttttatttttttttcgaaatagtagcaaaatagtctCATCgcataaaaaaaatgtccaaaagtGTTACTCCGATGCATCAAGTTGTTACACAAatcatttcttatttaaaatttttcatgcgtATTTTGAAAAGGCCTGAGAGCaatatactttattgaaaatgatcaatttagagcgaaattgtttgaattcgtgcgattttttttttttataaagagagTAGCCAccctgatttttatttgaaaatacttacTCGTTCGTACACAGTCCAGGCCATGGCGGTCATTAGAGTTCTCCTTAGCATTCGCGGGACGATTCCTTTGAAGTAGCCTAAGACTCCGTATTTTCGATATACAAAAACAAAGGCACCATGGACGTTATGGAATTTGCTCGgatacaattgcatttttgttttgaCAACGTCTGCAGGATGTGTGATGACTGATGCACAAATGCCAGCTACGATTCCACAACAAAAATGAGTGGAAGTCACATGACTGTAGTGTGGAAGTTCTGGAAAACAATTAATATGATTTTCATATTTGCGAagtgtaaatatttttctcttatttattatatttcactACTTTTTCGACTGATATTCTAAATCTTTGATGAAAAGGTTTGTTGTAAATCTTACCTGTGGATACTGTGTTTTTGAGTTGGGTATAGAACATGAGGTAGAGGCCACTGTAGGGCGCATCGCGAAGTAAAGTTGGTACGAGGCCACTTGAAAGACCTTTCACGCCTTCGTATTTGTAAATTATTCTCAGCGCCTCACCGATGCTGTTATATTTGTACACGCCGctctgaaagtaaaaaaatatatatatttgagaTTGAGAAGGTGTATCATTGTAGGATGtgtattttgaatagtttaagaaataaatgtaaaaagaatACTTCCATGGTTTTTAATAAACCCGTATCtcgttttttttgtgtgtgttaaaattaagtttacattttcattttttgaacagAGGATTATTCAGGGTGTCCAGATACCTTGAAAACTTGGCAATCTCCTTAAATTTCTGacgagaaccttgaatttgaattttttgtttgcttttaaaacagttttcgaGGGGTTggccactcggtttttgagtaacattatatttcaaaattttacaaaataattataaaggttgcaaaatatttcaaagcttttataatatttaaaaggattttgaacactTCAGAAAGAGTTCAcgtatttcaaagactttaaaaggaTTCAAGGACTTTAAAAAGGGCGTGTAggcaagatttcaaagatctttaaattttcaaacgatttcagaaaatttctgaaggtttcaataaatttgagatttaaaaagattttaatggtttcaaaCGAACACACAAGATTACACAAACAAAGATTaatgaaggatttcaaaaataattcaaatagcttaatgatttaaaatgaatacaaaatatttcaaatatttaatgaaaattgcatAGGAAtatcaaaagaatacaagaatttaagttttgttttaaatgtcaaaaaaggtacggtacaccagatttcaaaatattttaaataatttcaaacaatttcaaaataattcacaaagatttgcaatgatttcaaatttggtaagtggattttaaaagatttcaaataattttaaatttttaaatttttaagatttaataattttaattttaataaatacaaaatatttcaggaagatttcaaaaagggtacagtgCACCAAATTTCAAaacacttcaaagattttaaataatttccaaaatttttttaatatttcaaaaagatttcacaaacatttttgttcagacagtttaaaaatatttcacaaaagttaaaaataatccaGTAATTTCTAATAAATGCACAAGATGTAGGAAAGATTTCACAAGTGTTTCAAAGAATGTAtaaggatttcaaacgattttaagaaatttatatattttaaaaagtgtatagTGCAGCAGATTTCGAagggtttaaacaatttcaaaatgttccaataaatttgagatttccaaagattttaatgatttcaaacgaacacaaaagatttcataaatacggattaaagaaagatttcataaatatttcaaaatacctatttcaaaacatttgacaaaggtttcatggatttcaaagattttaccaaaattgtaaaagaattcggatattttaatgacttcaaatgaataaaaaagatgtgacaaatatttcaaggattgcGATcagaatttcagaaagattttaaattcgaagatttggaaacattttaaacggtttcaaatttgtttagaagatttgaaaagatttcacaaatatctcaaaacatttcacaaagatttcaaagattttatccgattttaaaatatttcaaataattacaaagatttcaaaaatttcataaatttcataacaattttatacagatttttaattcaaagatttcaaaatatttcgcagatattacaaagatttttaaactttcagaagattttcaaaaggtaagatttaaaaaaaagtaagtcagatttctaagatttctaagatttcaaaacattaaaaaaatttgcaatgatatcaaatttttttagaaaatttcacaaagatttcaaacatttcatcaaaaattcataGAGATGTCAgaagaatacaattatttaaaaaaattttaaaaaggtaca
It encodes:
- the LOC117170705 gene encoding mitochondrial glycine transporter-like isoform X2 → MQGQFVDPRGEEMQISGNHPILKSFLAGSFSGTFSTILFQPLDLIKTRLQDRVSNNAGRGKSGMVKTMVQIVQNENIFGLWKGMTPSITRVIPGVGLYFSSLHWIRHVLELEDPLTPFQAVSLGITARSMSGALLIPITVVKTRFESGVYKYNSIGEALRIIYKYEGVKGLSSGLVPTLLRDAPYSGLYLMFYTQLKNTVSTELPHYSHVTSTHFCCGIVAGICASVITHPADVVKTKMQLYPSKFHNVHGAFVFVYRKYGVLGYFKGIVPRMLRRTLMTAMAWTVYERITANIGFK
- the LOC117170705 gene encoding mitochondrial glycine transporter-like isoform X3, with product MEALGSHPILKSFLAGSFSGTFSTILFQPLDLIKTRLQDRVSNNAGRGKSGMVKTMVQIVQNENIFGLWKGMTPSITRVIPGVGLYFSSLHWIRHVLELEDPLTPFQAVSLGITARSMSGALLIPITVVKTRFESGVYKYNSIGEALRIIYKYEGVKGLSSGLVPTLLRDAPYSGLYLMFYTQLKNTVSTELPHYSHVTSTHFCCGIVAGICASVITHPADVVKTKMQLYPSKFHNVHGAFVFVYRKYGVLGYFKGIVPRMLRRTLMTAMAWTVYERITANIGFK